In the genome of Chloroflexota bacterium, one region contains:
- a CDS encoding GAF domain-containing protein: MKYLRRLKPSLLVTFTLVSFLVTSIIAGALALSIERQLERLTLQQEAEIAGDQVALVLNPNLNAGDLAGPLDTVRYAQIDALIRSSILYRHIVRIKIWNRDGLLIYSEEKDLVGRQFPIDSTLQEALDGGITVNISTLEEAENEFEKGRFGPRLLEVYTPLRPHDSTEILGSYEFYSDMTNLERRLAEMRYFVWGRVILGFAILYGVLFTLVRGASRELIRRNQENARLYEETKQRLAERQQAEEALQRSEKMLERRVEDRTREIQRQRQVAEGLRDIMTVLNSKRALDEILDYIVDQAGQLLGMAAGAIYLQGEDGLLQISASRGVDPQVVGLKIPPGAFPIGQVVLKRQPVTVFDASPAMPELPSGGLALSAPESIALESMFKRFPAWLAVPLVVRGEACGAIALFYYEPQEFSDETIRLITAFGDQAALAIENARLFAEVKDKAAIEERQRLARELHDSVSQSLYSLTLLSEAGRRLSEAGDLKSAGHYLTRLGETALHALKEMRLLVYELRPSALKTDGLAEALRHRLDAVEKRAGMKASIILKGVIDLPFPVETELFRIAHEALNNTLKHAMATEVVVALCIEDGHAELEVADNGKGFDPDALSDTGGLGLISMRERAERLGGSLMVVARPGEGTRIKARIGL, encoded by the coding sequence ATGAAGTACTTGCGGCGCTTGAAACCCAGCCTCTTAGTTACATTTACCCTCGTTAGCTTTCTGGTCACCTCGATAATCGCCGGCGCTCTGGCCTTGAGCATCGAGCGGCAATTGGAGCGGCTTACGCTTCAACAGGAAGCTGAAATCGCCGGCGACCAGGTTGCCCTGGTTCTTAATCCGAACCTGAATGCCGGCGACCTGGCCGGCCCCCTTGACACGGTCCGATATGCTCAGATAGACGCGTTAATTCGAAGCTCGATCCTTTACAGACATATTGTCCGCATCAAAATCTGGAATCGTGACGGCCTGCTTATCTACTCGGAAGAAAAAGACCTGGTCGGGCGGCAGTTCCCGATAGACAGCACCCTGCAAGAAGCCCTGGACGGCGGCATTACGGTGAATATCTCCACCCTGGAAGAGGCGGAAAACGAATTTGAGAAGGGGCGCTTTGGCCCGCGACTGCTCGAAGTGTATACGCCTTTGCGCCCTCATGACTCAACCGAAATTCTTGGCTCGTATGAGTTCTACAGCGACATGACCAACCTCGAGCGGCGCCTTGCCGAAATGCGTTACTTTGTCTGGGGGCGGGTCATCCTGGGTTTCGCGATCTTGTACGGTGTGCTGTTTACGCTGGTGCGCGGCGCATCGCGCGAGTTGATCCGCCGCAACCAGGAAAATGCCCGGCTCTACGAAGAGACGAAACAACGGCTGGCCGAGCGCCAACAGGCGGAGGAAGCCCTCCAGAGAAGCGAGAAGATGCTGGAGCGGAGAGTCGAAGATCGCACCCGCGAGATTCAGCGGCAGCGCCAGGTGGCCGAAGGCCTGCGCGACATCATGACCGTGCTCAACTCCAAGCGCGCGCTGGACGAAATTCTGGACTACATCGTGGATCAGGCTGGCCAACTGCTGGGCATGGCCGCCGGCGCGATCTACCTTCAGGGTGAAGACGGCCTGCTCCAAATCAGCGCCTCGCGCGGGGTAGACCCTCAAGTTGTTGGACTAAAAATACCGCCCGGCGCGTTCCCGATAGGGCAGGTCGTATTGAAGCGCCAGCCGGTGACTGTTTTCGACGCGAGTCCTGCCATGCCGGAATTGCCCAGCGGCGGGCTTGCCTTGTCTGCGCCGGAGAGCATTGCACTGGAAAGCATGTTTAAACGTTTCCCGGCCTGGCTGGCCGTGCCGCTCGTCGTCAGGGGTGAGGCTTGTGGCGCAATTGCCCTTTTCTACTACGAGCCGCAAGAATTCTCCGACGAAACGATCCGGTTGATCACCGCTTTTGGCGATCAGGCGGCGCTGGCTATTGAGAATGCCCGGCTGTTCGCCGAGGTTAAAGACAAAGCGGCTATTGAGGAACGTCAGCGGCTGGCGCGTGAACTCCATGACTCGGTGAGCCAGTCTCTTTATAGCTTGACGCTCCTGTCCGAAGCCGGACGCCGCCTGAGTGAAGCCGGGGATCTGAAGAGCGCCGGGCATTACCTGACGCGCCTGGGCGAGACGGCTTTGCATGCGCTCAAAGAGATGCGGTTGTTGGTTTACGAACTGCGGCCATCGGCCCTGAAAACTGATGGATTGGCCGAAGCTTTGAGACACCGGTTGGACGCGGTCGAAAAGCGGGCCGGCATGAAAGCATCTATAATATTGAAGGGAGTTATTGATCTTCCATTCCCGGTGGAAACAGAACTTTTTCGGATCGCCCACGAGGCCCTGAACAATACCTTGAAGCACGCGATGGCTACTGAAGTGGTAGTGGCGTTGTGCATCGAAGACGGGCATGCCGAATTAGAAGTGGCGGATAATGGCAAGGGTTTCGATCCCGATGCCCTGAGCGATACCGGCGGCTTGGGGCTGATCAGTATGCGAGAACGGGCTGAAAGACTGGGAGGGTCGTTGATGGTTGTCGCCAGGCCGGGAGAGGGAACACGAATCAAGGCCAGGATCGGACTCTGA
- a CDS encoding response regulator transcription factor, producing MSEVIQILIADDHAIVREGLRALIATEPGMEVVGEAADGVQTVQLALTLQPDIILLDLVMPRKDGLATIFDLKQESCEAHILVLTSFLDDDQVFPALKAGALGYLLKDTAPHELLQAIRQVHKGEVSLHPIIARKVINELNRPPTLPLTTKPLTPRELEVLVLVAQGLPNQEVAERLAISERTVRTHVSNILDKLHLASRLQATLYALQEGLVDPKAN from the coding sequence ATGTCTGAAGTTATCCAAATTCTTATTGCCGATGATCATGCCATTGTCCGGGAAGGCCTGCGGGCGCTCATTGCCACCGAGCCTGGGATGGAGGTGGTGGGTGAGGCCGCCGACGGCGTCCAAACCGTTCAACTGGCTCTCACCCTGCAGCCGGACATTATTCTGTTGGATTTGGTAATGCCCCGCAAAGACGGCCTGGCGACTATCTTTGACTTGAAGCAGGAAAGCTGTGAAGCGCACATCCTGGTTCTGACTTCTTTTTTAGATGATGACCAGGTCTTCCCAGCCTTAAAAGCCGGCGCATTAGGTTATTTGCTGAAAGACACTGCGCCTCATGAGTTGCTTCAAGCGATCCGGCAGGTGCACAAAGGAGAGGTCTCGCTGCACCCGATCATCGCCCGTAAAGTGATCAACGAACTCAACCGGCCCCCAACTTTGCCTCTGACCACCAAGCCACTGACGCCTCGAGAGTTGGAGGTATTGGTACTGGTTGCCCAGGGGTTACCCAATCAGGAGGTTGCCGAGAGATTAGCTATTAGCGAGCGCACTGTACGCACTCATGTTAGCAACATCTTAGATAAATTGCACCTGGCAAGCCGGCTTCAGGCAACACTTTATGCCCTGCAAGAGGGGCTAGTTGACCCGAAGGCAAACTGA
- a CDS encoding chitobiase/beta-hexosaminidase C-terminal domain-containing protein, which produces MFYANVTSRKYFGRQQSGLQQAALYAAVALSLTSALAHGWVMPEHFAEWWGYGLFFAVTAAAQALYSGLLLALVASDGLSEELPLRRLRQPILWLGIAGNLALLALYIVSRTAGIPFVGPHAWHAEAVGRLDLLAAIAEVGLIVALIEMSGAWRQARRLLAAAGVQAFGVGLALHLVHISLHGEFEINSTLHWLLISTLSIPASLLAVWAGAALVGRASRPALDGVSLRVLWALVTAFFYALVNAPMNEAHGRYFAWTQIHAHAPALTNLLGDGAATLGVSFLLLLGLAATFGAPWEVARRWSSQAGNKLMNRAMTVIATFVVLAGLIAPTQLTPIVAASPINPTCPAGTRHYDVAAISVPIPYNRWGDVNMNGQVFVLQGDKEAVRNWYTPLNADAALDPAGNRRLRPRPLALRANIGECVEINFTNELNPVNDEGLPVNPRASMHVMGASYNVQTSDGSAVGYNADTTVAINQSITYLWRVPAQEGLFLIRDNGSMAGSEADGGSNSHGLYGALVVEPAGSTWTDPVSGAPLYTGTTTQSGELYINADIHTPGQPSFRETVQLSQDEIPGSIGMGFNYGSEPLGNREVNRCPDCVSEETWLSSWPFGDPALIKLASGLGPWLQPAAGVDPEDCGLADSCYISNVFHSYSGDPAKIRYGHTGPKETHIFHLHAHQWIAEPFDVGTAGSMPTQPDATHRTESTTIDSQTMGPGEMFTADILFGSGSKPGTIGDSIFHCHLYPHFAAGFWSLWRVHDVIEDGAGVTPDGIKVRALQLLPAGSNTRGTPPLPTPENPGYPRFIPGTYGWRAPQPPLGISEPNGNVDNPVTLAREDLTPATRIVAGQALPNVTPLEAGLPGASLKPGAPLRDPCPVGSREITYNVSVMQWDVVYNEAGWHDPQGRFLVLNEDVDDIVSGAKNAEPMFFRVNAGDCINFNLTNLLPNWVGNDAFLELNQTNMVGEHIHLVKFDVLASDGSSNGWNYQQAAYTQEQMNFDHAVLNGTQSCTADESTGACRIPMPANWDPSYQGIEPGQTIHERWYADYELRTIFTHDHHFPAIDQNRGLFGGLIVEPAGMDIRDPQSGEYFRPINDPAHGAVCGVACNANADGTRLDIIGPGPKDDFREFSLAYQDFVPLVLPGGNPQNPADILNPPFVPEAFPDDDPGIMGLNYRNAPFVLRDTLNGQPVDPAYRFSSYLFGDPQTPLLQAYGGDAVRFRLIQGAQEEQHAFVMNGMRWRQEPDDPQSPYQASQSLGISEAFNFEIPAMNCGVEEECVGDHLYGGTATDDLYLGIWGIFRVYGKGNPLLLPLPDNAPSKWGGAPNHQPTGAPPPPANKPGTPCPPGVPTRKYNVIAMEMPLVYNEFGDHDPYGLIYALAEDEAAILAGTKKPEPLVIRANEGECIEVTLSNHLTNNFLSHNSVPDGDPSLPLEPPTGTPAGLRVSLHPQLVLFDVRGSDGATVGYNRDQTVGPGESILYRWYADDVNPGELGAINLFDFGDVRGHRHHGLFAGLNIEPYGATYHDPLTGQQIRSGASADIRVAGMADFREFTLFFQDGLNLRDAAGAVIPDPAGHPPVHPGGPPEPPGPPEPPGGGLDAEDQGEKGFNYGSASFMRRLGVEPMAADPLEGGPLAHVFSSVEHGDPWTPIFRAYAGDPVRMRVLQGADKPRQHSIQLSGHAWFNQPGDPGSTLIGTQGGFTVGRAFNIILPSAGGPDGFVGDFRYNCGVFFHHLSGGLWGIMRVYEAPDVNGVFHPDALLAQDNPHQLNYHPIMPLELSEVSARLFDDSNLNGARGPAEVAAADTSVEIHNIGGALLGSTTTSNGWATFQAKPGVYDLVAAAPADWQLTTPSTNRVDASAENAHLISDFGLVQLGDMALRIFADENGSQLFDEGMENGLAGWTVTLTGGGSNRTATTDVTGFAFFGGLKPGSYTAKATAPAGWFPTRNQPVPVTLLENASLQPPAEIGIGFARKAGLSAKLFNDSNGNGMQDAGESSLGGWRVTAVGGPVGLMPVTASGATNASGVFTFDNPDPAIDGLLPGEYTLSAQYPSDWSCSSASTFTTGNGPDQTTSPVAGAGGIFATTLIEQTTQVVTLANANPNVWVVAEPFNDTNRDGIRQSGESRLTGWTANLYAADGTTLLATKLTGEGGKAVFYPFAPGTYVVKMTAPATPPGGLAWTGTSAGSVTSTIIAGETGAARFGFVQLNSLGVMVFEDVDKDRIWDTDEAPLANRNVRLYAQNGTTLLAQGVTDANGRYAFGVAAGTKYQLQVLLPTGWTATTPLNSAGKATTKIAVTAPTTNTGLEVQFGQHNPANAIPASPTFTPAGGTYTSAQSVTIKAATGTTIRYTLDGSDPTSSWGAIYGTKPVSIGQTMILKAIAVSAAGKVSAVKEATYIINLPPPVTAAPASPSAITMTQGTAGPGDVSSLAASDGNFLSLNSSAAGAPTVNGYVSYIVPASQRKLLGLTMDYEIGSDFDGFDRAVYLYNYQTASWEMLETAPQTLAAQRVTIVPGGDPKRFMSSTGQMRLRVQASHSGAFHLQADLVTFTITYQP; this is translated from the coding sequence ATGTTTTATGCTAATGTGACTTCAAGAAAATATTTTGGCCGCCAACAGAGCGGCTTGCAACAGGCGGCGCTCTATGCCGCTGTTGCCCTTTCGCTGACGAGCGCCCTGGCTCACGGCTGGGTGATGCCGGAGCATTTTGCCGAATGGTGGGGCTACGGGTTGTTCTTCGCCGTCACAGCGGCGGCGCAAGCGCTTTACAGCGGTTTGTTGCTGGCGCTCGTCGCCAGCGACGGCCTCTCCGAAGAACTGCCTCTGCGCCGTCTGCGCCAGCCGATCCTGTGGCTCGGCATCGCCGGCAATTTGGCTTTGCTGGCGCTCTATATCGTCAGCCGGACGGCGGGCATTCCGTTCGTGGGGCCACATGCCTGGCACGCCGAAGCCGTAGGCCGGTTGGATTTGCTCGCCGCCATTGCCGAAGTCGGCCTCATTGTCGCCCTCATCGAGATGAGCGGAGCTTGGCGGCAGGCCCGACGGCTTTTGGCGGCGGCCGGCGTTCAGGCGTTTGGCGTTGGCCTGGCCCTGCACCTGGTACACATCTCTTTGCACGGCGAGTTTGAGATCAACTCCACCCTGCACTGGCTATTGATCTCTACGCTTTCAATCCCGGCCTCACTGTTGGCGGTTTGGGCTGGCGCGGCGCTGGTCGGGCGCGCTTCGCGCCCGGCTCTTGATGGCGTTTCTTTGCGCGTGCTGTGGGCGCTGGTCACGGCCTTCTTCTATGCGCTGGTCAACGCGCCGATGAATGAAGCGCATGGCCGGTACTTCGCCTGGACGCAAATTCACGCTCACGCGCCCGCGCTGACCAACTTGCTCGGCGACGGCGCGGCGACTCTCGGCGTGAGCTTCCTGCTTCTGCTGGGGTTGGCCGCCACCTTTGGCGCCCCGTGGGAGGTTGCCCGACGCTGGTCGTCTCAGGCGGGCAATAAGCTGATGAATCGGGCGATGACCGTGATCGCCACTTTTGTCGTCCTCGCCGGCCTCATTGCGCCGACCCAGTTGACGCCCATCGTGGCGGCTTCACCCATCAACCCCACTTGCCCTGCCGGAACCCGCCACTACGATGTGGCCGCCATCAGCGTCCCCATTCCCTACAACCGCTGGGGCGACGTGAATATGAACGGCCAGGTTTTTGTCTTGCAGGGCGACAAGGAAGCCGTGCGCAACTGGTACACCCCGCTCAACGCCGACGCGGCTCTAGACCCGGCGGGCAACCGCCGCCTGCGCCCGCGCCCGCTGGCTCTCCGGGCCAATATTGGCGAGTGCGTCGAAATCAACTTTACCAACGAACTGAATCCGGTGAACGATGAAGGCTTGCCGGTGAACCCCCGCGCCTCCATGCACGTGATGGGCGCATCTTACAACGTTCAAACTTCGGACGGTAGTGCGGTGGGTTACAACGCCGACACGACAGTTGCCATCAATCAATCCATCACTTACCTCTGGCGCGTTCCGGCGCAGGAAGGCTTGTTCCTCATTCGCGACAACGGCTCGATGGCCGGGTCGGAGGCCGACGGCGGCAGTAACTCGCACGGTCTGTACGGGGCGCTGGTGGTCGAACCGGCCGGTTCAACCTGGACAGACCCGGTGAGCGGCGCGCCGCTCTACACCGGAACCACGACCCAGAGCGGTGAACTGTACATCAACGCCGACATTCACACGCCCGGCCAACCATCGTTCCGTGAAACCGTTCAGCTTTCACAAGATGAAATTCCGGGCAGCATCGGCATGGGCTTCAACTATGGAAGTGAGCCGTTGGGCAACCGCGAAGTGAATCGTTGCCCCGACTGCGTCAGCGAAGAGACGTGGCTTTCATCGTGGCCCTTCGGCGACCCGGCGCTGATCAAGCTCGCCAGCGGGCTTGGCCCCTGGTTACAACCCGCCGCCGGCGTTGACCCCGAAGACTGCGGTCTGGCCGACTCCTGCTACATCTCCAACGTTTTCCATTCGTACTCCGGCGACCCGGCCAAGATTCGCTACGGCCACACCGGCCCCAAAGAGACTCACATCTTCCACCTGCACGCGCATCAGTGGATTGCCGAGCCGTTCGACGTGGGCACGGCCGGTTCGATGCCCACCCAGCCGGACGCGACTCATCGAACCGAGTCAACCACGATTGACTCGCAAACCATGGGCCCGGGCGAGATGTTCACCGCCGACATTCTGTTTGGCTCTGGCAGTAAACCCGGCACCATCGGCGACAGCATCTTTCACTGCCACCTCTACCCGCACTTTGCCGCCGGCTTCTGGTCGCTGTGGCGCGTCCACGATGTGATCGAAGACGGCGCGGGCGTGACTCCTGACGGCATCAAAGTTCGCGCCCTTCAGCTTTTGCCTGCCGGCTCGAACACTCGCGGCACGCCGCCCCTGCCGACTCCTGAGAACCCCGGCTACCCGCGCTTTATCCCCGGCACTTACGGCTGGCGCGCCCCTCAACCCCCGCTCGGCATCAGCGAGCCAAACGGCAATGTGGACAATCCCGTGACCCTTGCCCGTGAAGACCTGACCCCGGCCACCCGCATCGTCGCCGGCCAGGCGCTCCCGAACGTCACCCCACTGGAGGCCGGTCTCCCCGGCGCATCCCTCAAACCCGGCGCGCCGCTGCGCGATCCTTGTCCTGTCGGCTCGCGCGAAATCACCTACAACGTCTCGGTCATGCAGTGGGACGTGGTGTACAACGAAGCCGGTTGGCACGATCCGCAGGGCCGGTTCCTGGTTCTGAATGAAGACGTGGACGACATTGTGTCGGGCGCGAAAAACGCCGAGCCGATGTTCTTCCGCGTCAACGCCGGCGACTGTATCAACTTCAACCTGACCAACCTTCTGCCCAACTGGGTCGGCAACGACGCCTTCCTTGAGTTGAACCAGACCAACATGGTCGGCGAGCACATCCATCTGGTGAAGTTCGACGTGCTGGCTTCGGACGGTTCCAGCAACGGCTGGAACTATCAACAGGCCGCTTACACTCAGGAGCAGATGAACTTCGATCACGCGGTGCTGAACGGCACGCAATCCTGCACCGCCGATGAAAGCACAGGTGCCTGCCGCATTCCCATGCCCGCTAACTGGGATCCATCTTATCAAGGCATTGAACCCGGCCAGACCATTCACGAACGCTGGTACGCCGACTACGAGCTTCGCACCATCTTCACCCACGACCACCACTTCCCGGCCATTGACCAGAACCGGGGCCTGTTCGGCGGCCTCATCGTCGAGCCTGCCGGGATGGACATCCGCGATCCGCAATCAGGCGAATACTTCCGGCCCATCAACGATCCGGCGCACGGCGCAGTCTGTGGTGTTGCCTGCAATGCCAACGCCGATGGAACCAGGTTAGACATCATCGGCCCCGGGCCGAAAGACGACTTCCGCGAGTTCAGCCTGGCTTATCAAGACTTTGTGCCGCTGGTGCTTCCGGGCGGCAACCCGCAAAACCCGGCGGACATTCTCAACCCGCCGTTTGTCCCCGAAGCTTTCCCGGATGACGATCCGGGGATAATGGGCCTCAACTATCGCAACGCGCCGTTCGTTTTGCGCGACACGCTGAACGGCCAGCCGGTTGACCCGGCCTATCGCTTCAGTTCTTACCTCTTTGGCGACCCGCAGACTCCGCTCTTGCAGGCTTACGGCGGCGACGCTGTGCGCTTCCGCCTCATTCAGGGCGCGCAGGAAGAACAACACGCCTTTGTGATGAACGGCATGCGCTGGCGGCAGGAACCGGACGATCCGCAATCGCCTTATCAAGCCAGCCAGTCGCTCGGCATCTCCGAAGCCTTCAACTTTGAAATCCCGGCCATGAACTGCGGCGTGGAAGAGGAGTGCGTCGGCGATCATTTGTATGGCGGCACGGCGACCGACGATCTCTATCTCGGAATCTGGGGCATCTTCCGTGTTTATGGCAAGGGCAACCCGCTTCTGCTTCCACTGCCCGACAACGCGCCCAGCAAGTGGGGCGGCGCGCCCAACCATCAACCTACCGGCGCTCCGCCGCCTCCGGCCAACAAGCCCGGCACGCCTTGCCCGCCCGGCGTCCCCACACGCAAGTACAACGTCATCGCTATGGAAATGCCGCTCGTCTACAACGAGTTTGGCGATCACGATCCTTATGGCCTGATCTACGCCCTGGCTGAAGACGAAGCCGCCATTCTGGCCGGAACCAAAAAGCCGGAGCCGCTCGTCATCCGCGCCAACGAAGGCGAGTGTATAGAAGTCACCCTCAGCAATCACCTCACCAACAACTTCCTGAGCCACAATAGCGTGCCGGATGGCGACCCCAGCCTGCCGCTTGAGCCACCCACTGGCACGCCCGCCGGCCTGCGCGTCTCCCTGCACCCGCAGTTGGTGCTCTTCGACGTGCGCGGCTCCGACGGCGCAACCGTCGGCTACAACCGAGACCAGACGGTCGGCCCCGGCGAGTCGATTCTCTACCGCTGGTACGCCGACGATGTCAACCCCGGCGAACTGGGCGCGATCAATCTCTTCGACTTTGGCGACGTTCGCGGGCATCGTCACCACGGCCTCTTCGCCGGACTCAACATCGAGCCGTACGGCGCGACCTACCACGACCCGCTCACCGGCCAGCAAATTCGCAGTGGCGCCTCCGCCGACATCCGCGTGGCCGGCATGGCCGACTTCCGCGAGTTCACCCTCTTCTTCCAGGACGGCCTGAACCTGCGTGACGCCGCTGGCGCCGTCATTCCCGATCCCGCTGGTCACCCGCCGGTGCATCCTGGTGGGCCGCCCGAACCTCCTGGCCCGCCCGAGCCGCCTGGTGGCGGCCTCGACGCCGAAGACCAGGGCGAGAAGGGCTTCAACTACGGTAGCGCCTCTTTCATGCGCCGCCTGGGCGTCGAGCCGATGGCCGCCGACCCGCTCGAAGGCGGGCCGCTGGCCCACGTGTTCAGCTCGGTTGAGCATGGCGACCCGTGGACTCCGATCTTCCGCGCTTACGCAGGCGACCCGGTTCGCATGAGAGTTTTGCAAGGTGCCGACAAGCCGCGCCAGCACAGCATCCAACTCTCCGGCCACGCCTGGTTCAACCAGCCGGGCGACCCCGGCTCGACATTGATCGGCACGCAAGGCGGCTTCACCGTAGGCCGCGCCTTCAACATCATCCTGCCCAGCGCCGGCGGCCCCGACGGCTTCGTGGGCGACTTCCGCTACAACTGCGGCGTCTTCTTCCACCACCTGTCGGGCGGATTGTGGGGCATCATGCGCGTCTACGAAGCGCCGGACGTGAACGGCGTCTTCCACCCGGACGCGCTCCTGGCCCAAGACAACCCGCATCAACTCAACTACCACCCGATCATGCCGCTCGAACTGTCCGAAGTGAGCGCGCGGCTGTTCGACGACAGCAACCTGAACGGCGCTCGCGGCCCGGCGGAAGTCGCGGCGGCAGATACGTCCGTTGAAATTCACAACATCGGCGGCGCACTACTTGGCTCGACGACCACCTCAAATGGCTGGGCCACCTTCCAGGCCAAGCCTGGCGTTTACGACCTCGTGGCCGCCGCCCCCGCCGACTGGCAGTTGACCACGCCCTCAACGAACCGCGTGGACGCCAGCGCCGAAAACGCGCACCTGATCTCCGATTTCGGCCTGGTGCAGTTGGGGGACATGGCCCTGCGCATCTTCGCCGACGAAAACGGCAGTCAACTCTTCGACGAAGGCATGGAAAACGGGCTGGCCGGTTGGACAGTGACTCTGACCGGCGGCGGTTCAAACCGGACGGCTACCACCGATGTTACCGGCTTCGCCTTCTTTGGTGGACTGAAGCCCGGAAGCTACACGGCCAAGGCCACCGCGCCCGCCGGCTGGTTCCCCACCCGCAACCAGCCTGTGCCTGTGACCCTGCTCGAAAACGCCAGCCTGCAACCGCCAGCCGAGATTGGCATTGGCTTTGCCCGCAAAGCGGGCCTGAGCGCCAAGCTCTTCAACGACAGCAACGGCAACGGCATGCAAGACGCCGGCGAGAGCAGTCTCGGCGGCTGGCGCGTGACGGCTGTTGGCGGCCCGGTTGGCCTGATGCCCGTCACCGCCTCCGGCGCTACCAACGCCAGCGGAGTCTTCACCTTCGACAATCCTGATCCGGCGATTGACGGCCTCCTGCCCGGCGAGTACACCCTCAGCGCCCAGTATCCAAGCGACTGGTCGTGCTCCAGCGCCTCAACCTTCACCACCGGCAATGGGCCAGATCAAACAACATCGCCTGTGGCCGGCGCCGGCGGCATCTTTGCAACCACGCTGATCGAGCAAACCACGCAAGTGGTAACGCTGGCTAACGCCAACCCGAACGTGTGGGTGGTAGCCGAGCCATTCAACGACACCAACCGCGACGGCATTCGTCAGTCCGGCGAGTCTCGGCTGACGGGCTGGACGGCCAACCTGTATGCCGCCGACGGCACAACCTTGCTGGCAACCAAGCTCACCGGTGAAGGCGGCAAAGCGGTGTTCTACCCGTTTGCGCCCGGAACCTACGTCGTGAAGATGACGGCCCCGGCCACGCCTCCCGGCGGACTGGCCTGGACAGGAACCTCGGCTGGCTCGGTGACTTCCACCATCATCGCCGGTGAAACCGGCGCGGCCAGGTTTGGCTTTGTTCAACTCAACAGCTTGGGTGTGATGGTCTTCGAAGACGTGGACAAAGACCGCATCTGGGATACCGACGAAGCGCCGCTGGCGAACCGCAACGTCCGGCTCTACGCTCAGAACGGCACTACGCTCCTGGCTCAGGGCGTGACCGACGCCAATGGCCGTTACGCTTTCGGTGTGGCGGCTGGCACGAAGTATCAACTGCAAGTGCTTCTGCCCACCGGCTGGACGGCCACCACGCCGCTCAACTCGGCCGGCAAGGCCACCACCAAAATCGCCGTCACTGCGCCGACCACCAACACCGGCCTTGAAGTGCAGTTCGGCCAGCACAACCCGGCCAACGCCATTCCGGCCTCGCCTACCTTCACCCCGGCGGGCGGAACTTACACCTCCGCCCAGTCGGTGACGATCAAGGCCGCCACCGGAACCACCATCCGCTACACCCTCGACGGCTCCGACCCGACTTCGTCGTGGGGCGCGATCTATGGCACCAAGCCGGTGAGCATCGGCCAGACGATGATCCTCAAAGCCATTGCCGTCAGCGCCGCTGGAAAAGTCAGTGCTGTGAAAGAGGCAACGTACATCATCAACCTGCCCCCGCCGGTGACGGCGGCCCCGGCCTCGCCCTCGGCCATCACCATGACCCAGGGAACCGCCGGGCCTGGCGATGTGAGTTCGCTGGCCGCTAGCGACGGCAACTTCCTGTCGTTGAACTCCTCTGCGGCAGGCGCGCCAACCGTGAATGGCTACGTCTCTTACATCGTTCCTGCGAGCCAGCGCAAGCTTCTTGGGCTGACGATGGACTACGAGATCGGCTCCGACTTTGACGGTTTCGACCGCGCGGTCTACTTGTACAACTACCAGACGGCGAGTTGGGAAATGCTCGAAACCGCGCCGCAGACTCTGGCCGCTCAACGAGTGACGATTGTGCCCGGCGGCGACCCGAAGCGTTTCATGTCCTCCACCGGGCAGATGCGCCTGCGTGTCCAAGCCAGCCACTCCGGCGCTTTCCATCTGCAAGCTGATCTGGTGACGTTTACCATCACCTACCAGCCCTGA